In Cydia splendana chromosome 26, ilCydSple1.2, whole genome shotgun sequence, the following are encoded in one genomic region:
- the LOC134803156 gene encoding zinc finger protein Xfin-like isoform X1 yields MLIPMSLEGENFEIKVEPGWGTGGELEAAQAMYTDHETEKLDPQPGQLDEIKFEPDWTIEDSKINESVAAAGLYVDHIFKEEIVLGPEVIEQPKLSLPYPAPSELPTEEKVDLFSGYCAACSPTVPMWPKTNKEKTFYKCHACRKTFGLEDSLTRHIFAVHAKNEIPKINKVHVCKFCCQMFLSKNGLAEHLMVHFKSSRNLKENVFINKRRNILRRDKIIPLKTLTSNTPSYNITPPGSKYVKFECKCDKTACTEDKDCCSSNIKPYTCHACHVSFVLEKSFDKHMLDTHAAPKFQEELTIVQALPGSRGKAPYNCQKCHKTFDSVESLTRHRFAIHAKRETGTHEIHQLSLTTSNNPMRPCYFCYQWFEDRDDLMKHMEFHIEFASEIN; encoded by the exons ATGCTAATACCGATGTCACTGGAAGGTGAGAATTTTGAGATTAAGGTGGAACCTGGTTGGGGGACTGGGGGGGAGCTCGAGGCTGCCCAGGCCATGTACACGGACCATGAAACAGAGAAACTGGACCCACAACCCGGCCAATTAGATGAGATAAAGTTTGAGCCTGATTGGACAATCGAGGACAGCAAGATTAACGAGAGTGTTGCGGCGGCCGGACTGTATGTAGACCACATTTTCAAGGAGGAGATTGTGCTGGGCCCTGAGGTGATAGAGCAGCCTAAACTATCCTTACCTTACCCAG CACCATCTGAATTACCTACAGAAGAAAAAGTTGATCTGTTTTCAGGATACTGTGCAGCTTGTAGCCCCACAGTGCCGATGTGGCCTAAAACCAATAAAGAAAAGACATTTTACAAGTGTCATGCATGTCGGAAAACATTTGGCCTAGAAGATAGTCTAACAAGGCATATTTTTGCAGTTCATGCTAAAAACGAAATTCCCAAAATTAATAAAGTGCACGTTTGCAAGTTTTGTTGCCAAATGTTTCTATCTAAAAATGGTTTGGCGGAACATTTGATGGTTCACTTTAAAAGTTCCAGAAACCTAAaggaaaatgtttttattaacaaaagacGTAATATATTGAGGCGAGACAAAATTATTCCGCTTAAAACTTTGACCAGCAACACACCGTCATACAATatcacgccccctggcagtaaATACGTTAAGTTTGAATGTAAATGTGATAAGACAGCATGCACAGAAGATAAAGATTGCTGTTCATCAAATATAAAGCCATACACGTGTCACGCATGTCACGTAAGTTTCGTACTAGAAAAGTCCTTTGATAAACATATGTTAGATACTCATGCGGCACCTAAATTTCAAGAAGAACTTACTATTGTACAAGCTCTACCTGGCTCACGCGGTAAGGCACCATACAACTGtcaaaaatgtcataaaacatTTGACTCGGTAGAGAGTCTCACAAGGCATAGGTTTGCTATCCACGCAAAACGTGAAACCGGCACACACGAAATTCATCAATTAAGTTTAACCACCAGTAATAACCCAATGCGTCCCTGCTATTTTTGCTATCAATGGTTTGAAGATAGAGATGATTTAATGAAACATATGGAATTTCACATAGAATTTGCCAGTGAGATAAACTGA
- the LOC134803156 gene encoding zinc finger protein Xfin-like isoform X2 translates to MLIPMSLEGENFEIKVEPGWGTGGELEAAQAMYTDHETEKLDPQPGQLDEIKFEPDWTIEDSKINESVAAAGLYVDHIFKEEIVLGPEVIEQPKLSLPYPGYCAACSPTVPMWPKTNKEKTFYKCHACRKTFGLEDSLTRHIFAVHAKNEIPKINKVHVCKFCCQMFLSKNGLAEHLMVHFKSSRNLKENVFINKRRNILRRDKIIPLKTLTSNTPSYNITPPGSKYVKFECKCDKTACTEDKDCCSSNIKPYTCHACHVSFVLEKSFDKHMLDTHAAPKFQEELTIVQALPGSRGKAPYNCQKCHKTFDSVESLTRHRFAIHAKRETGTHEIHQLSLTTSNNPMRPCYFCYQWFEDRDDLMKHMEFHIEFASEIN, encoded by the exons ATGCTAATACCGATGTCACTGGAAGGTGAGAATTTTGAGATTAAGGTGGAACCTGGTTGGGGGACTGGGGGGGAGCTCGAGGCTGCCCAGGCCATGTACACGGACCATGAAACAGAGAAACTGGACCCACAACCCGGCCAATTAGATGAGATAAAGTTTGAGCCTGATTGGACAATCGAGGACAGCAAGATTAACGAGAGTGTTGCGGCGGCCGGACTGTATGTAGACCACATTTTCAAGGAGGAGATTGTGCTGGGCCCTGAGGTGATAGAGCAGCCTAAACTATCCTTACCTTACCCAG GATACTGTGCAGCTTGTAGCCCCACAGTGCCGATGTGGCCTAAAACCAATAAAGAAAAGACATTTTACAAGTGTCATGCATGTCGGAAAACATTTGGCCTAGAAGATAGTCTAACAAGGCATATTTTTGCAGTTCATGCTAAAAACGAAATTCCCAAAATTAATAAAGTGCACGTTTGCAAGTTTTGTTGCCAAATGTTTCTATCTAAAAATGGTTTGGCGGAACATTTGATGGTTCACTTTAAAAGTTCCAGAAACCTAAaggaaaatgtttttattaacaaaagacGTAATATATTGAGGCGAGACAAAATTATTCCGCTTAAAACTTTGACCAGCAACACACCGTCATACAATatcacgccccctggcagtaaATACGTTAAGTTTGAATGTAAATGTGATAAGACAGCATGCACAGAAGATAAAGATTGCTGTTCATCAAATATAAAGCCATACACGTGTCACGCATGTCACGTAAGTTTCGTACTAGAAAAGTCCTTTGATAAACATATGTTAGATACTCATGCGGCACCTAAATTTCAAGAAGAACTTACTATTGTACAAGCTCTACCTGGCTCACGCGGTAAGGCACCATACAACTGtcaaaaatgtcataaaacatTTGACTCGGTAGAGAGTCTCACAAGGCATAGGTTTGCTATCCACGCAAAACGTGAAACCGGCACACACGAAATTCATCAATTAAGTTTAACCACCAGTAATAACCCAATGCGTCCCTGCTATTTTTGCTATCAATGGTTTGAAGATAGAGATGATTTAATGAAACATATGGAATTTCACATAGAATTTGCCAGTGAGATAAACTGA